A single window of Culicoides brevitarsis isolate CSIRO-B50_1 chromosome 3, AGI_CSIRO_Cbre_v1, whole genome shotgun sequence DNA harbors:
- the LOC134836103 gene encoding zinc finger protein 91-like: MSTLTDLNCRICLTKCTDKDKNFKDFSQTLSNFIKFEFIEDVVPQKICSNCTKIIKSIENFHKTCKKTEKVLEKCKITKEIKTEDDFPVKIEADPPPKDALPTKPVKQKYKFCEICGKEVHISYFKVHQESHSPQKSSKNPFSCDYCGHRCFTKAAILFHIRQKHLKLINYQCKYCPQSYSTRNSLTFHTAMKHTGEFSHFCEICGKGFISASRLVTHSSIHTDLRSFVCEICKDSFKSKQYLGYHKREVHSEKTFACENCSKTFKCMKLLRQHRHFHGPNRFKCVVCPQSFSTGQTLRSHLKKNHPELPVAPPGSNLRNLSSLDCYLLLCN, translated from the coding sequence atgtcAACACTTACGGACCTGAATTGTCGAATTTGTTTAACAAAATGTAcggataaagataaaaatttcaaggattTCTCACAGactttatcaaatttcatcaaatttgagTTCATCGAGGATGTTGTTCCacagaaaatttgttcaaactgcactaaaatcatcaaaagtatcgaaaattttcacaaaacctgcaagaaaacggaaaaagtattagaaaaatgtaaaattacgAAAGAAATTAAGACTGAAGATGACTTTCCTGTTAAAATCGAAGCTGATCCTCCTCCAAAAGATGCACTTCCAACCAAACCCGTCaagcaaaaatacaaattttgtgaaatttgtggGAAAGAAGTCCATATTTCGTATTTTAAAGTTCATCAAGAGTCCCATTCACCGCAAAAATCCTCGAAAAATCCCTTTAGTTGCGATTATTGTGGGCATAGATGTTTCACAAAAGCCGCAATTCTCTTTCACATCCGCCAAAAACACTTGAAACTCATCAATTATCAATGCAAATACTGCCCGCAAAGTTATTCGACACGAAATTCGTTGACTTTTCACACGGCGATGAAACACACGGGTGAATTTTCGCATTTCTGTGAGATTTGTGGCAAAGGATTCATCTCCGCATCGCGTTTAGTGACGCATTCTTCGATTCATACGGATTTGAGGAGTTTTGTTTGCGAAATTTGTAAAGATTCGTTCAAGTCGAAGCAGTATTTGGGATATCACAAGCGAGAAGTTCACTCGGAAAAGACGTTCGCGTgtgaaaattgctcaaaaacgTTCAAATGTATGAAGCTGCTGAGGCAACATCGACATTTTCATGGTCCAAATAGGTTTAAATGCGTCGTTTGTCCTCAGAGTTTTTCTACGGGACAGACTTTGAGGAgtcatttgaagaaaaatcatccGGAATTGCCAGTTGCACCGCCGGGATCGAATTTGAGGAATTTGTCAAGCTTAGattgttatttattgctttgtaattga
- the LOC134836102 gene encoding ATP-dependent RNA helicase abstrakt, translated as MSDEASTSRKRYRRESNSDKSDLEPDDSYEPYVPVKQRLKEKLIKHGRLIPVAAAPKSSSENENTDENSQEAWGRKFNISLLDQHTELKKIAESKKISAVEKQLKEEEKILESVVEKKALMGVAELAKGIQYEDPIKTSWKPPRYILARSEIKHESIRLKNRILAEGDDIPPPITTFKEMKFPKGILIGLEKKGIKKPSPIQIQGLPAILSGRDLIGIAFTGSGKTLVFVLPIIMFCLEQEIRLPFIRNEGPYGLIIGPSRELAKQTYDILKYFAQHLQQTGMPEIRIGLAIGGIPVNETMNVVNRGCHIMVATAGRLMDMLGKKMINLDVCRYLCMDEADRMIDMGFEEDVRTIFSYFKGQRQTLLFSATMPKKIQNFARSALVKPVTVNVGRAGAASMNVTQEVEYVKPEAKIVHLLETLQKTPPPVLIFAEKKQDVDAIHEYLLLKGVEAVAIHGGKDQEERTHAVDAFRSGTKDVLVATDVASKGLDFADVQHVINYDMPDDIENYVHRIGRTGRSSGRGLATTFINKLVEQFVLLDLKHLLIEAKQSVPPFLQELTADSEIETGNLGDGCSYCGGLGHRITDCPKLEAIQSKQASNIGRKDYLSNTAADY; from the coding sequence atgagtGACGAAGCAAGTACCTCGAGGAAGCGTTATCGACGCGAATCTAACAGCGACAAGAGCGATTTGGAGCCCGATGATTCTTACGAGCCTTATGTGCCCGTCAAACAACGTCTGAAGgagaaattgataaaacacGGTCGCTTAATTCCCGTTGCCGCTGCCCCAAAATCCTCAAGCGAAAATGAAAACACCGACGAAAACTCGCAGGAAGCTTGGGGACGCAAATTCAACATTAGTTTACTCGATCAACACACCGAGCTGAAAAAAATCGCCGAATCGAAGAAAATCAGTGCAGTCGAGAAGCAGCTAAAagaggaggaaaaaattttggaaagtGTCGTCGAGAAAAAAGCTTTAATGGGCGTCGCGGAGTTGGCAAAGGGCATCCAGTACGAAGATCCGATAAAGACGAGTTGGAAACCGCCACGTTACATCCTCGCCCGCTCAGAAATCAAACACGAAAGTATTCGCTTGAAGAATCGGATACTTGCTGAAGGTGACGACATCCCTCCGCCGATCACAACTTTCAAGGAAATGAAGTTTCCCAAAGGAATTTTGATCGGTTTAGAGAAAAAAGGCATCAAAAAACCGTCGCCCATCCAAATTCAAGGTCTGCCAGCGATTTTATCAGGGCGCGATTTAATTGGAATCGCATTTACGGGCTCCGGGAAGACTTTGGTGTTCGTTTTGCCGATCATCATGTTCTGCTTGGAGCAAGAAATCCGTTTGCCTTTCATCAGAAATGAAGGTCCGTACGGTTTAATTATCGGTCCGTCACGAGAACTGGCGAAACAAACGTACGACATCCTGAAATATTTCGCCCAGCACTTGCAACAAACAGGAATGCCCGAAATTCGTATCGGATTGGCGATTGGCGGCATTCCTGTGAACGAAACCATGAACGTTGTGAATCGCGGATGTCATATAATGGTCGCTACGGCAGGAAGATTGATGGATATGCTCGGCAAAAAGATGATAAATTTGGATGTTTGTCGATATTTGTGCATGGATGAGGCAGATCGCATGATCGATATGGGCTTCGAGGAGGATGTTCGAacgattttttcgtatttcaaAGGACAACGACAAACTTTACTCTTTTCCGCAACAATGcccaagaaaattcaaaactttgcGAGATCAGCTCTCGTTAAACCGGTGACTGTTAATGTTGGAAGAGCTGGCGCCGCATCGATGAACGTGACACAAGAAGTCGAATATGTGAAACCTGAAGCAAAAATCGTTCATTTGCTTGAAACTTTACAGAAAACGCCGCCTCCCGTGCTGATTTTCGCGGAAAAGAAACAAGATGTCGACGCGATTCACGAATATTTGTTGCTAAAAGGCGTCGAAGCAGTTGCAATTCACGGCGGAAAGGATCAAGAAGAGAGAACTCATGCCGTGGATGCCTTCCGATCAGGCACAAAAGACGTTTTAGTGGCGACGGATGTTGCTTCGAAGGGTTTGGATTTCGCGGATGTGCAACATGTCATCAATTACGACATGCCCGACGACATTGAGAACTATGTGCATCGTATTGGGCGTACGGGACGTTCGTCAGGGCGAGGTTTGGCAACGACTTTTATCAATAAACTCGTTGAACAGTTTGTGCTGTTGGATTTGAAGCATCTTTTGATAGAGGCGAAACAGAGTGTTCCTCCATTCCTGCAAGAGCTGACGGCGGATTCGGAGATTGAGACGGGAAATTTGGGCGATGGATGCAGTTATTGCGGCGGATTGGGTCATAGAATTACGGATTGTCCGAAATTGGAAGCGATTCAGAGCAAACAGGCGTCGAATATTGGAAGGAAAGATTATTTGTCGAATACAGCTGCAGactattaa